atgatcgagattaccaacagcaatcttttaagaaaccagaaaccccgaaaggtgcgggtagcggttcaggctttggttacaaaggacaaagtcctttatgcaaccgttgtcacaaacatcactttggttactgtagtgtgttgtgcaccaaatgcaaccgacaaggacatcttgctgaagattgtaaggctctcgttacaaatgcaaatggtaacaagactcctgccaccaacgcaaatagaactgctttggctaacattacttgttttgggtgtggaaaacaaggtcattataagagccagtgcccgaatcagaatggcggacctgcacgtggaagagcgtttgttattaatgctagagaggcacgagaagacccggagcttgttacgggtacgtttaccattaataacttatcagcatctattttatttgatactggcgccgatagaagttacgtgtgtataaatttttacactaaattgaattgtccaTCATTACCTctggatgctaagtacttgattgagttagctaatggtaaactaattaaagccgataaaatttgtcgtgattgtgaaataaatctagccggagaaacgtttaaaatcgacttaatacccgtagaattaggaggttttgatgtaatagtcggcatggactggatgtccaaaataggagcggaagttgtttgtgccaagaaggcaattcgtattcctggtaaggataaaatgccggtgatgatttacggagagaagggtgattcaaagctaaaactcattagctgtttgaaagccaagaagtgtttagaaaagggatgttacgctattttagcacatgttaataaagtcgaaaagaaagaaaagtgcatcaacgacgtgcctgtggcaagagattttcctgaagtttttccggaagaattgccgggattacctccatttagatcggtagaatttcaaatagatttagtaccaggagctgcaccagtggctcgtgctccatatagacttgcaccgtccgagttaaaagaacttcaaagtcagttaaaagaattactggaccgtggattcatacgaccgagtacttcaccgtggggagctccaattttgtttgttaagaagaaagatggatcttttaggatgtgtatagactatcgtgaattaaataagttaactatcaagaatcggtatccattaccgagaattgatgacttatttgatcaattgcaaggatcatgtatttattcaaaaatcgacttaagatcgggctatcatcaactacgcgtcaaagaagaggacattccgaaaactgcttttcggacacgttatggtcattacgaatttttggttatgccgtttggattgacgaatgcgccagctgtattcatggacctcatgaatcgagtttgtagtccgtacttagataagtttgttatcgttttcattgatgatattcttatctattccaagagtgagcaagagcatgaagagcatttaagattgatattggagttgttaagaaaagaacagctatatgctaaattttctaagtgtgctttttggttgaaagaagtgcaatttcttggtcacgttgttaatagcgaaggaattcaggttgatccagcaaaaactgaagctattgaaaaatgggagactcctaagacaccaacgcagatacgtcaatttttgggtttagccggttattatagaaggtttattcaagatttttcccgaatagctaagccgttgacagcattaacgcaaaaagggaagaaatacgaatggacctcggagcaggagaacgcatttcaaatactgaagaagaagttaactacggcgcctatattatcgttaccagaagggaacgatgattttgaaatatattgtgacgcttcgcgacaaggttttggttgtgttcttatgcaacggaagaaagttattgcatttgcatcccgacaattgaagattcacgagcgaaattatacgacgcatgatctagaattgggagcagtcgtgtttgcattgaagatgtggagacactacttgtatggggttaaattcactgtgtttactgatcataaaagccttcaacatatttttgatcagaaacaattgaacatgaggcaacgtaggtgggtcgagttaataaacgactatgattgtgaaattcgttatcatcccggaaaggcgaacgtggtggccgatgctttaagcagaaaggaacgagaaccaattcgagttcgagcaatgaacataaaaattcgtatgaatctcaactcacaaatcaaagaagttcaacgagaagcactcaatgaagaaaacataaagaatgaaataatgaaaaagtacgagaaacaacttgttgtacgggaagatggaattcggtattttgcaaatcgtatttgggtaccgaagttgggtggattaaggaagttgatattgaacgaggcacataagacaagatactcgatacatcctggagttggaaagatgtatcaagatcttaagacacattattggtggcctaacttaaagacagacgttgcaacatatgttggggagtgtttaacttgttctaaggtcaaagcagaacaccagaagccgtcagggttacttcaacaaccagaaatcccagaatggaaatgggatggtattaccatggatttcatcacaaagttaccaaagactgcctggggatacgacaccatttgggtgattgttgatcgtctcaccaagtctgcacatttcttgcctataaaggaaacggatagaatggagaaactattacgattgtatataaaagaagttgtttcaaggcatggaatacctatttccattatatccgatcgtgatagtagatttacctcaaaattctggcaatcactacaggaggcactaggaactcggttggatatgagtaccgcatatcatccacaaaccgatggacagagtgaaagaacgattcagactctcgaagacatgctcagggcatgtgtgatcgattttggaaacggatgggataaatatctaccgttagcagaattctcgtataataatagttatcatgcgagcattggagctgcgccattcgaagcattgtatggaaggaagtgtagatctcctatctgttggaatgaagtaggagatcgacaattaactggtcccgagatcatacatgaaacgactgagaagatagtgcaaatcaaggagagattgaaaacagcccgtagtcgccaaaagagctacgccgatgtccgaaggaaaccattagagtttcaggtcggggacatggttatgctaaaggtgtcaccttggaaaggtgtaatacgtttcggcaaaaggggtaaactgaacccaagatacgtaggcccgtttaagatcatcgaacgcattggaccggtagcttatcgactcgagttaccgcaacaactcgctggagtacataatacctttcacgtctcaaacctgaagaagtgtcttgcaaaggaagacctcaccattcctcttgaagaaatccatgtcaacgagaaactacaattcgtcgaagaaccaatcgaaatcatggaccgtgaagttaaacagctcaaacagagtaatataccgattgttaaggttcgttggaatgctagaagaggtcccgagtttacttgggaacgcgaggatcagatgaaacgaaagtatccgcacttgtttctcgataacgcaaaataggtacaattttaaaatttcgggacgaaatttatttaacggggaggtaatgtaacgacccgcactttttcgatcgttctatacttataagattgatatttacataaattaaaccttaccaacatgataagtaatccaaattgttgagacttatatttccgaaaagagttttatacaacgtttgaccgtctagtttgaccgatgatatcacgaactatacaatatatgataattatacgtctgtgtatatatatgtatatatacatatttaacataattaaagaaggatttaatacctcattttatattaataacaacaagttatatgtgtattttgaaactactaacttaagttttcaaaacgataacaatacgtaacgttatttgacatatatacttaagacttataatgttatacatatattgtataagtaatgtatttaattacttttaaagaacttaaatacataaaaccatataagtatattcacaaaagatagctatatttgaatcctcattccatttttcacaaaatttctatacgtatatttagagtatttgtactcgtatcatacctagctcctatacgtatttactaatagtaaatacacatcaaaatcaccacctaaccagccattattcatgcccttagagctaggtaattacttttgaatcattgcaagactaattacaaaaatacaaactagaattttgtcatgttatccttaaagatcacatttttaggagtatatatgtatcatcatttttgattcatttttacttcaatctcttaactaaaaacacacactctttcttactctctaaactccataacaacccagcaaaattccataaagatctagcttcaaaaaccatactaaaacaccataagaaaaccatacaaaaacatttcaagaaaaccctccaagaacaccaacttacttccaatctttcatccacttcaatcacccttttgattctagcttcttactcctcttttacagcaaacttatccaaggaacttgaggtagtaactatgttcataaccttattcgattcatatatatatagctatcttattttgtggtacaaaagtttaacaacaagaacatagtttgaatgttttcaaacttgtttgcaaactaaatagatccttctaacttaacttttaaaatacttcaagacctgtaatataacttatgtatatactaatttaacaaggtaaaacttggtttttcaaagtataagtatttttagaaaaatggtcattaaatgattttgttgtaacaaaaatgtttaacttcatatgtttcactaatgtttcacttatgccgtatgattttgaatacaaaccaaggtatttacagttcatagtcttaaagaagaactcgatccaagaagatggcaatttgaatcaacgaaaacggacttgtaacgaagaaactatgaccgaaacaaaattggttatcctagatcatttcaactacgggatcaattggaaaaaaatgatataaatcacatatttctaagataacatgatattttatatatatgtacttataattcaattttatatggttcaggatcacccgtaaacaacacgagaagattaatcataagatcccatgattgtacgcaacacgtcatttgacaacaccggtactttatgtacgcaacacgtcatttgacaacaccggtaccatgggtcaagattaatctcgaccaacacatatacgatggggttttattgatttcgttgggggttttatttatttcattgcgggtatattaaacatctaaaaatgaaccattaaaattgaattactaacatcggactgctaactacggactaaggaattattcaaagtattaaaagtataacaagtatatatttataacgtttgtttaaaaatgaaaacatattgatatattatatatggataggttcgtgatatcaaccggaagaccgagtcaaaatatatatatcatcaagacaagagtgagtatatagtcccacttttaaactctaaatatttcgggatgagaatacatgtattttatgttttacgttatggacacaagtaactgaaaaatatattctacgttgagttgtaccactggcatacttccctgtagcttggtaactaatatttacagcggtattgtaaacgcgaatcctgttgatagatctatcgggcctgacaaccccaaccggactggacgaccagtattcaacggttgcacagtacttcgttttgtgactacacttggtacggtgtagtaagatttcatattaaagggaatatgcgacgtgaaaatgttaagtatggttaccaagtgctcaaccacttagaatacttttattaaactgtttatatacgaaatcttgtggtctatatatatatattgctgcgcactaaacctatatctcaccaactttatgttgacgtttttaaacatgtttattctcaggtgataattaaagcttccgctgcattatgttgaatctaagcaggatcatgcgtactcatatttgtgtcaaaaataaaactgcatatccgaggacgtgtgttgtaaaatatgctagaaatcgtgttgttattatcatttgtaaagtttgtaagtcgaagattatcgttaaacgataatcatctttttattgtctaaagcttgtaacaaaaataatggtatggtttgtaatgtataatatatgcagttttcctttttaaaaaaaaatgtcgcatatagaggtcaatacctcgcaatgaaatcatacgttatctaacacgttcttatggttaaggacgggttatgacaacaagagaacatcccttggtgtctgatttttgccgatgatatcgtGCTTGTATCGGAAACAAAGGATGAGCTTAATAGAAGGCTAGAACAATGGAGGGAAGCCCTAGAACAAAATGGGCTACGGAtcagtagacaaaagacggaatatcttagtTGCGAATTCGGTAGGACTGATGATGAACTTAATGTTGGAGGGAACATCAGcattggggaccagatcttgcacccacaagagtcgtttagatatctaggctcggtccttcacaaatcagggaggatagatgaggacgtgactcatcgtattaaggtaggttggttgaagtggagagcagcgaaagGGGTTTTGTGCGACAAGCAGATACCACTCAAATTGAAAGGAAAATTCctcaaggtggcaatcagacctgccatgttgtacggatcagaatgttggccaatgacgaaggcccaagagagaaggatggaggtggcagaaatgaggatgcttaggtggacgtgtggtaaaaccatgctagatatgataccaaatggtgtgtttagggaaaaacttggagtcagtagcatcattgacaagctaagagaagaacgacttcgttggtttgggcatgtgatgagacgaccacgtattgccccggttaggagagttgaGGCACTCACGGTAGAtggtgtaaggagaaggggtagacctactcgtaggtggatggatagactaagactcgacatgagggagctttcgttgaccgaggacatgacttctgatagggatgcgtggagggctagaataagAATAGTTGAGTAgggctacttttattattattattgttattgttattgttattactgttattactgctattactgctattactgttattattcttactattacaattattagtattgttattgttattattattattttttgtatcactattattaattattagtgtattagtatttgtattacaaatatttattactattaatatttatatgaactattattattactattatttgtattactattactatcgtttttattagttttatgtatTGTTACTAATAGTATTAAATGAGTATGTTTTTGGTATCTTTGGTTTTGGATGTATGCATGCTTGCTTGGTTGTTTGTACGTATGCACGTAGGTTCTTGTATGTTTGtatgtacgtatgcatgcatgtagGTTTTGTAATGAAGGTGTGATGCAGTTACACACGTTTTTATATGTGAGTTTGTTTTTTATGTATGTATATTTGTAGgtaggtatgtatgtatgcttgttttTTACTTGTCTGCAGGTGTGGTATATTCACTCATGTATGTATGTTTTGCTAATAGGTTTATGTAGGAATGGGTGTTTATGCTATGTATGTATGGTTGTATGTGTggctttatgcatgtatgtatgtacgtaggtatgtttcatacttgtacgtaggtatgtctcatgtatttacgtaggtatgtctggtgtgtatgtaggtttaggtatgtgtgtatgtatgtacgtatgtatgcatgtatgtatgatcaAGTGATTCGCATCGCTCGGTGCATCTTGGGACCATTATAGCTGAGGACGACTTCCCTTGCTCTAGAACTTGGTTGGTTCCTCTTAGTTGGGTGGTTTCGGgggtgtctaccgtaaaggtgcatgagtgatttttggtttgctaagggtggttggctctttgcttgcgcaacaacttccacccggcatgccctcgagttgctgtccacaaggtcttttggctctatttattgaggcaacgacaagcgtcgttttagtggcgtcttgactgccgctcagagcctaaattgattcttaggcatgctttaaaccccatgaaaatctgattctactattttcatggcgtcccccctatattttattattattattattattattattattattattattattattattattatttttattattattttttatttatctttgtatgttttaatttattttttaatttctattttctagtttaaaaaaaaaaaaaaaaaaaaaaaagtcctttttttagccggaggtcctcacggaagcaatctctctaccctggagtagagagggggatgaatttcctttaccgtgggtggagaattctctcgactcgtggtaacagaaacgaattctcttctagtttagggtagaggaaggattgtctacaccttacctcccccatacctcgcaggcgcgggattgagtattgttgttgttgttgttgtatgtgtAGAAAGGTTTTGTACCTGAAGTTTCGTAGAATTTGGCTGAAAAGACTTTTTACTACGGAGTATAATGTTAGTATAATCccgagaaaatgaaataacaataaggaAAATATAAATGTGTAGTATTCCACATGCGAAGCAATTCCGCATGTCTTGAACGAATTCATTCATAAGCTCGACAATAACCAAAGTCAAATGGTAGTATTTAGCCATTATGTAATTGAGATCAGTTTACCATTATAAAACAGACAAACTTCACTGAAGTAAAAAAACCTTAAAAGCCCAATAAAACCTTTTCTACTACGAAGTATCATACATCTCTTACCTGTGAAAACACACAAGAACAATATCAAGTTAGAAATGAATTTTAACTACGGAGCAATTAGCCCATCCACCAAGATATGTGAACAATTTAGTAATTTTTATTGTTTAATATATAACCAAACCAAATTATTTAGGAATACTATATGAAACCCAAGAATAAAATAAAAATGTACCTAACCCGCTAACCTTTGACCcgaccaaatggaaccaaattggACAACCACCTGACATCATTTAAATGGCTTAATTTGGTTTGCAATTAACAACAATAAAACCTGATTTTTATCAGTTcagttaaaaaaagaaaaaaataaattaaatcaaAGAAACTCACCTTAATCAAGAGAAGATCGCTAAATCTCCGTTCTTCACCATCATTGCTGGACCGTTCCATTATCGAACCCTAGAATTATTTATCATTTCTTCATCATCATGCCACTGCCGCCTGGATTCGATTACATATCTCTTAATCGTCTCGTAATCGATTGAggatatgatgaagatgatgatgatgatgattctgatTAAGATGACGATGATTCTGATTAAGATGATGAAGGGAGAATCTGGATTTGTGCAGCGGTTTTTGTGTTTTTCTAAAATAAAGATGCGAgcgtatatatatattagttattctAATTAGTGTTAATTGAGATTAACCTTAGGATTAACACGTAGCAAAAGAGATTAAGGGGTGTTTATGGATTGACACGTCAGATTTAATTTCACGATTTATATTATGTAATaaaactagcctttaagagcccgtgcgttgctcagagactcttaatcaaacaaactgTAAAGGTAAAATGTTATATAAACTAACGGTATGTTCAACGAACGATTTATAATAAATCTAAGATGTCATATATGATTTCAGCTTGTAATATAACGTATTAATAATGAATGTGAATACTTACAAATTTTAGTCAATCTTCAAAATACACAAATAAAAGCATGATGTATGTTGTCTTCAATCTCCCACCGATTAGGCCGCCTATATGCCACTAATAGAAATAAGAATGTATAAAAAATACATCTATTATAGTGCATATTAGTCAAATTGACACTAAAAGCTTTAAATCAAGTAAACTCACTTATACTCATCATACTTCTTTTATAAATAAACCAAATATATTTGTGAACACCCAATTGCACCCATATATGCTGCAATTACTGTAAGTATGTTCACGAATATAATTCATAAGAACTCTTGTTAAAAACCTCTATAATTTAAAATGGTGAGTATGTACTGATTTTCTACAGATGAGCTGAAAGCATAGAGTGAGTAAGAATTAAATACACTTAAGCTTTTGGGTATCATGACAATCAAAACAAACAGCCACATGGGTATCGATAAATCATCTTTTATATATATAGACAAAAAAATGCATGATCCACCTGCAAACCGACATGCCAAACTAATTAACATTATGAATGTTGACTATATCAGTCTAAGCAATCTTTGACTTTGACAGATTATTCTGTAGTTTGAAGGCACTTAACTGGAATATGTATGTAGTTGAAAAGATACATAACATAACTTTCACGAAACATAGACTGTGTAACCTTAAAGTAGGTTTGGCAAATTAAGTAAAAAAAT
This window of the Rutidosis leptorrhynchoides isolate AG116_Rl617_1_P2 chromosome 7, CSIRO_AGI_Rlap_v1, whole genome shotgun sequence genome carries:
- the LOC139857237 gene encoding uncharacterized protein isoform X1 — protein: MERSSNDGEERRFSDLLLIKLMNEFVQDMRNCFACGILHIYIFLIVISFSRDYTNIILRSKKSFQPNSTKLQKKVLIFFRACAVKPLSMFNGVRVSTDPTHFDIRTRRWDKLILTLIVIIHRMRQVLWLLLFY
- the LOC139857237 gene encoding uncharacterized protein isoform X2, which codes for MERSSNDGEERRFSDLLLIKLMNEFVQDMRNCFACGILHIYIFLIVISFSRDYTNIILRSKKSFQPNSTKLQKKVLIFFRACAVKPLSMFNGVRVSTDPTHFDIRTRRWDKLILTLIVIIHRMSYIKNT